DNA sequence from the Chloroflexota bacterium genome:
ACCCGTTCGCCGATACCTCGGCCGGCACGTCCGACACTCTCGGAACCTTCACCTCTACCGCGGACACTCCCACCGTCAGTTCGCGACTGGGATGATGGCCGTTTCTGTATCCTCGAAACTCCTCGCTTCTCTCGTAGCGATCCCTGCCCAGGAATACGTTCACCTCCTCTTCGAGGGCGGCAGCAAGCATCCGTCTCGCTCCTTCCCTCACCATCTCTTCCAGCGTACCGTCAACAACGTTCGTATCGTCCTCATTCTGATATACTTCCCTCACGGCGTGTTCCTCCAGTCTGTCTTTTGACTTCTTTCACTATCTGGAAGGATACGCCTTTTCCTTTACTAACGCTTTTTCAATTTCCACAACTTCTAATATTA
Encoded proteins:
- a CDS encoding IS256 family transposase gives rise to the protein MREVYQNEDDTNVVDGTLEEMVREGARRMLAAALEEEVNVFLGRDRYERSEEFRGYRNGHHPSRELTVGVSAVEVKVPRVSDVPAEVSANG